The genomic DNA TCAGCACCTTCCCTCGAACGTCGACGAATAAATCACGTTCCTGAAGAAATTCGATGGCGCCGCCGGTGCCGTTCCTATTCTGCCCTGGTCCACCACCGCCTCCCACCGCAGTCAAATAGGGAGAATTGATGATGTCCCGGAGACCTCCGGACGTCTCAGTGAAGATGCCGAATGGCATACGGAAAGTCCCCATCCTGATGATGTTGAGATTGGGCGCCCATGCTTGGACTGGACGCACATCGATATAGGCTTCGCGAAAGATAGTTGCGACGCTCGGAGTTGATGCACCGGACAAGGGGGTGTTGTTCGAGAAACCGGAACTTTGGAACTCCATCAGCATGTGCCAGCGGGGAAGATAGTCACTGAGCTTTCCCCAGAAAATCAGCTCTGCCCGACGGATAGAGAAACTGTCTTGGCTTTGTCCTTCCGGAACATGTGCATTGACGTGCCCATACCGAAATTGCAACGAGTTCAGACCGAAATTGACCTTGTCACGCAGCATCGGAAGCAGTTCCGTTTGACTCTTCCAGTCCTCTAAGTTGTCCAACCGTCGTGTTTGGTCCGCAGCTTTGTATTCCTGCTCTGCACGAATCCGGAGCCACTCATCCTTGGTAATCGTACCTTTTTGGAGGAGAAGATCTTCCAGGGATATCCCGCCCGGTGTGGCCTGGCCAGTCGACGGTTGTTCTTGGTTTCCAGGTCCTGATTCGACCTGTTGGGCAACTACTGTCGGAAGCGGTGATGGACTTCGGTGGGTTGAAGATTCCTGGGCTAATGCAATGGATGCTGCACTACACGCGACAACGAGCATCATATGGACAGTGTATGCCGCACCGTACCGTCCTCTCATACAAATTCCTCCCGAGTGGAAATCCTGTCTGGCCGTTCAAACTCGAACTTAAATCGTTCTTGATAGACGCGTTAGGGATTCATCGGCGGTATTCGTCCGGTGGGCACGCCGAAGGCAATGGTCCTGTTCTCTGCCTGGTTGGCAGGTAAAGGAAACAAACCTGCCTTCAGTATGGTCTCTTCCCCTTCCCGACTCATGATGAAGGTTAAGAATTCCTGGACTGCCTCAGGCAAAGACGTCTTGGGCGACTTGTCGAAGTACAGATACAACCCATGTCGCAATGGATAGGTCTGATCAATGACCGTCTCTCGAGATGGTGATACAAACGGCATCCCTTCCTTCTCCGCAATTGGGACGGCTCGTACATTCGACGCATGCAAGCCCAGTCCGCTGTAGCCTATTCCCATTGGGTCACGATCGATATTGAAGACAACTGACGCCGCTCCATGATGTTCCTGCACGCTCGATTTGAATTCACCGCCGCTAAGCCCGTGTTCTTGAAAAGTGGCCCGAGCTTCTGATCGTCTATCACGGCCATGGAGCTGAATAGGCGCCTCCCTCCAGTTGTCTGCCAACCCAAGTTCTCCCCACTGGGAAATGGCTGTCTTGAATCCTCGTTTCCGCGTGGATGAGAACACGGCATCGACTTGGTCCAGAGTCAGACCAGGCAGCGGGTTCTCCTTGTGCACATACAGCGCGACGGCATCGACGGCCACAGGGACGGTAGTCGGTTCATAGTCATGTTGAGCGACGAATTCTTTCACTTCGGCGTCAGAGAGCTGATGCGTTGTAGCCAGGAGTTGGAAGCTGGATCCCCGATCGTCTATCATCATGATCTTGCCGGTCTTGCTGAGCGGAGGCTGCAGAAACTCGGAAACCGCTTTCGGGCCTCCTTTTTTCAAATCGATGTTCACCTTCGGCTGAAACCTCTGGAAATCAGCACTGAGGCGGGTGAGCAATGGATACAGCGCTTCTGAACTTTGAACTTTGAACGCACCTGCGACCTGCTTCTTCGAGCTATAATGGGCCAATTCTGAATTCGTACCTCCAACGGTGAATGGATCGCTCAGCTCAGCCGACGATGGCTCAGCAAAGCAGACAAGATAAAGAGCGGACTGCACAACAAATCCAAGCGCGATCGTTTTCCCAGATGGTCGTATCATGGGGTTCCTCCCTGGTTAAGGTAACCATTGCTGTCGGCTCCGTTGTAATCGCGCAGGATTGCGAGAGGGTAACCGCAGTATTACAGGAGTGTTAACTTTTCCTTAGTCGCTGATGAGACAAGAACGAGAGAGTGCCGCCACGTCTCACAAAATCCATAGCACTGGCCACACTCGGTCCTCATTAATGGGAAGAGTGGATCAGGAAATGCCTACAGCCCCTACAAACGATGAGAATAATAGAGCTGAGCCTCCACTCTGGTCGATCGGCGTTGCCGTCATCATCATTCTGCTGGCTCCGCTGGTTCTGTATTCCTGGGCGCCAACCGGACCTATACGGGAGGGGGATACTGTGTTCTCAGAGGGGCAACAGCACGTTCAAATTCGTCATACAGCGGCAGGCCGAGAGGCTAAAGACAATACTTGTTTACTTGATCCGAACAGTCCTCTCATAGTCGTTCGCCTGCTCAACATCGACACAGACGGCTCTATCATTGCACATGTCCAGGGCAACCCAGCCGGCGAATGGCCTTTTTGCCCCGTGCATGCCGAGGTACTGCTGAAAACACATCAAGTATTCCAGAAGCCGGCGATCTTTGGGACGGTACGAGAGATTTTGGTGGGATTGTTCAGCCGATGAGTGGGCACGGCTTAAATTTTTAGACGATAAGCAAACTGCTTTCTAAACTTGGCGACTTTTGGACCCACCACAACCTGACAGTAACCTTGGAAGGGATTTCGAACAAAATATTCCTGATGATAGGGCTCCGCCTCATACCATTGCCCAGCCGGGACGACTTGGGTGACGATCGGAGCACTGTACAGCTTCTCTTCAGTTAGGGTTTTGATCAAGGCCTCGGCTGTGCGGAGCTGTGTTGCGTCACAGAAGAAAATCGCCGAACGGTATTGGGTTCCCTTATCGTTTCCTTGCCGATTGGGTGTCGTTGGATCGTGAACGGCAAAAAAGATCTCAAGCAGCTCTTTATAGGTGATCAGCCGAGAATCAAAGGTGATCCGCACGGCTTCGGCATGGCCGGTCTGTCCCCCACACACAGCTTCGTACGTAGGGTGATCGAGGTTGCCACCGATGTACCCAGACTCGACGGACTCCACACCTTTGACCTGATCATACACAGCCTCAAGGCACCAAAAACAGCCGCCTGCAAGAATAGCGACTTCCTTCTCAGGTAAGGTCGCTCGTAGTTCGTCGTCCATTGCGTGATGGGCCAAGCGAATTGTAGGACTCTTTCAGCAGACGAAGACTGGCTACTCCTCTTCTTCTTCCTCAATATCCTCAATCCCTTCGTAACTCATTTCTGGGAATGAGGCCGACGCTTTTTCACAGGCGGTTTCGACCATCTCTTCAGCATCTTCGGCTGAATCGGCATCGACCAAAAACTTCACGGTAATTGCATACCTCTGTTCCACTCCCGACTCCTTTCTCTCTCCTCATGCCGAGATTTTAGATTCAGGCATCGACTATTCCGTACTTTCTGACAGTTACGATAGCCATGTCAACCGTGTTCAGGATAGCATCTGTGGAAATCGCTTAGGCACACAGATGGAACGCAAGGTCGACGCGATCCCGCCGAGCGACTCTTCAAGAAATGCTTACGAGGGTGGAAGTGTGTGTGCTGTAGACCAGGGGAATCTACTCGTCCTGTTCAAGTTCAGAGAGTACCGTCTTGAGCTTCGCAAACTCTTCTGGAGTGATACGCGAAAACGCCACTCCAAAACTCTTGTCATCAATCCAACGCACAGTGGCTTCGTCGATCCGCAACGGCCAACTAAGGCCTGGAATGTGGAGACGGCATTCGAACTTCGCACCTTGCTCCACTTTCATGCCGCTTTCGATTTTACAACCGCCGGCAGATACATCCAAGGTTCGCCCCTGTCCTTCCTGCCTCTGACCCGAAAAGGTGCTGCGAAATTGCGCCGTGAATCTAGGTTGGACACGTCGGTCCTGTGGCCGAGGCTTTGACGGAGTGTGATCGACGGTTTCTGTTTTGAAGAAAGAAGCGAGCTTTTTCAATGTAGATTCTTCCTCACAAGTTTACGATCTGAAAGACGCGATAGATCTTTCGGGGTCAGGAAGGATCCTGTGCTTCACGCGGATGACGTCCGACCATGAAATCCCTTATTTCTTGTTCGTCAGAAGCATGTGGCCGCGGCGATTCTGTTGATAGCAGGCTTCATCCCGATCAAAGCAAAAGGGACGCTCTTTGCCATATGACACGATCGTTAGCTGCTTAGGGTTTACTCCGACTTCCGTAAGGTAGTTCCGAGCAGCTTTGGCGCGTTTGTCGCCTAACACCATGTTGTAGTCGGCGGTGCCTCGCTCGTCACAATGCCCTTCAATTTTCAACAGAGCGCCTGGATGATCCTTCAGATAAACGGCGTCTTGATTGAGTGTTTCCGTGCCGGCATCCGACAGGGTCCACTGATCATAACCAAAGAAAACATCCTGTAAACCCGCCTCTACTGCAGCCGTTTCTTCTTTTGTCAGTTCGGCACGCTGACGTACGCTGAACCCTGACGGCTTCAGCGCCGTCGAATATCCGCTTTGCGTAAGTCGTTCCTCTGGCGCATTACGCGAGAAACCGCTCAATTCACCATTTGAGCCTCCTCTCGACATATTGGGAAGCTTCGAACTTTCGCTCCCGGCTTTCCCTTCACCGTCGGATTGGAGCCACTTCGTGTTACAACCTTGGTTCGACAACAAGGCTAATCCCATCACCGCCACAGCTCCGGACTTCATAATGAGTCGATGCATGCTCCTTCTCCTCCATATGACGTTCCAGCGACTCAATTAATTCATAGAATGCACGATAGTCTGCGATGCTCGCCGGTTCCCTTTCCAAACAAATATAGCACCGCTATTGAAAAGGGATGCTTTAGCAAGAGGGTAGCTGATGAAGGACAGAATGGCTAATAAATTCAAATATTGTTCGAACGACCGGCCGGGAAGGAGGATTCTTGGACTAGATAGAAAAACTAGGAACGAGAAAACACCAAGAGGAGAGGTCAAGCAAGCAACACTGCCGGCTCAAACGGACCAGACCTTGCTCAACGATACCCTTTTCGGTCAGACCAACGGACCGGTTGCAGCACTGTGCCTAAGCCAGCCAACGCACAGATGAACAACAGCATGGCTAGGGCGATAATCAGAAAAAATGCTGCCCTCACGTCGTGCAAAACGGGGATCATGGTACCTCCCTCTTCTTGCTCGATTCATTGACTGCGCCATCCACATTCACAGACCCACGGACTCATTGGATCCGTCTTCTCAAGTGGTCTTCCACAACAGGGACATTGTCTCGTCCAGGCAAACCGCTTCTTCTGTTCAAAGTATACCGCTCCAATCGGCGGATATTTTCTATATCGGCACAACCACTGCACGGCATAACCTCTTTCACGCATAGGGTTACAGTAAATAATATTCCACCACTGATCTATCCAGCTTTAGCGGAATGGTTGATGGAATCCGCAAAATCTTAACCCAGTGGAAATATGTGGAGATAGCGGCACTTGTCTCCTGAACTCGCAGGAATTGAAACTATACCCACGTGATTCGAACACCGGCATCGCAACATGTGGGGAGACTACACAGGCAGATGAACGAAAATCAAGGCAGGAATTGTTCAATGCTGCAACTATACCGCGTACTAAAACAGCGGCTTCTTTCCGCCAGCTTTGATGATGGCGTGGTTAAAGGCTTTCGAAAGGCTGTCTAAGGTTGCCATGTCACAGACGGGGATATACGCCTCCCCCTTTTTTTCTCCCGGTTTGTCTTTTGGGGCGCGATCCTCATACACAAGCTCCTCAAGATTTGTGACGGCCACTTTGCCGGTTTTGAGTTCGTGCATGGTTTTGCCAGGTATTGCGAGAGACGCTAGCCATTCCGTTACACAGGCGCCGCGCGCACAGCGTAGCCGGACTCCAAAAATATTCTCACCTTCTCGCTCCGGGCTCACGTGAGGAGACAAGGCGCTCAAGTCAAACTCCTGAATCATTTCTGCCGGCGATTGGAGTGCGAATATTCCGCTCAACTTCCTCCGTTCATTCAGACGTGTGATAATTTTGAGGGATGACGGAGGCATAATAATCACGTCAACCTTCGCCATTCTATCCATGTGCCAGCGGGATCCGTCCTTAGCCACCATAAGTTGCAAACCACTGTGCATCGTTGCACATGCGTCCCACGTGTCTTTGATGAAGGCCACCGTCTCTTCCAGTGACGGTCCGTCATTGCCAGGCGTGTCGTTTGATGTTGCCCATGCGTTCGACAGACTCGTCATGAGGATAAGGAGGCACATGACCAGCCTCCCCGCTTGCCACTTCGTCATCATGTTGCCCACATTTGGTGTGCGGCGATATCCCTTCGATCGTGATAGCCGTCGGCTTGCCCGACCATTACTCCCTGGTGGTAATTGCAGCGATAGATTGACTCGACAAGTAAGATACCTCCTGCGGGGATAGGATCTTCTTCACATGAAGATCCAGTAGCTTCATTGAACTTGGTGCACCTAGCAGGAATGAGCCTGCAACCTACGGGTTCGAAGTCACCCCCTGACGGAAAGACGGCTTCAGGGATGCGGATATCGTTTGGCATAGCGATCCTCACAGCGTTCTTCCTTGTCCACATCAGCAAGGGCTTCCTGCCCATACATTAGGGTCTGTTAACACTAAGGGTCATTTCATGCGATACTGTGTATATGGAAATCACCGACGCCCAGTATCGCCAAATCGTGCCGTGGTTGCCGAGGCAACGAGGCAACGTGACACTCGACAATCTGCATGTGCTCAACGCCATCCTGTACGTTGCCGAGCAGGGGTGCAAGTGGCGCGGTCTCCCCAAGCGATTCGGCAACTGGCACACCATCTATACCCGCATGAGTCGTTGGTCGAAAAGCGGGGTGCTGGATCGCGTCTTTGCACAGTTACAGCACGCACAGATCATCCGCGTGAAAATCGAAGCCGTCAGCTTGGACAGTACCATCGTCAAGGTCCATCCAGATGGCACGGGGGCGTTAAAAAAAACGGCTCGCAAGCCATTGGTCAGTCCCGCGGCGGATGGACGACCAAGATTCATATGGTTGCCGCGGATGCTCGAACGGCCATAACGTTTGCTCTGTCCCCCGGCCAAGCCCACGATGCACCCGAGGGGCGACAGCTGCTGCAACGCGTCGGTCGCATACCGCGTCCGATACATCTGTTGATGGATCGAGCGTATGAAGGCGATGAGACGCGGCACCTGGCCGTGGAGTTAGGGTATGTACCGGTGGTGCCGCCCAAGTCCAATCGACTCGCGCCATGGGAATACGACCGAGTTCTGTATAAACGACGCAATGAGATCGAACGGCTGTTCCGTCGGCTCAAGGGATTTCGGCGCATCTTCACACGGTTTGAAAAACTCGATGTCATGTTTGTCGCGTTCATCAATTTCGCTCTGATCGTCGATGGCTTGCGTTAGTGTTAACAGGACCTAGTGAAATGGCTACATCCGTGTCGGTATGCGGGAGAAAACTGTGACTTGATATCAGATCGAACGAAGGTGAATGCCCTTGTAAATGGGAGAGATAGGAAATGACACGGAGAATTTCCTCATCGTTGAGTTTAGCGACTTCCTGGATTGGGATCATTCCCGTTGCTGAAATGCCATACTTGATGATCAGATAGAATTGACGCAGGGACTTATCATTCGGTGTGCGGAGATCGGTTGGGGGTGGGGTTACCCTCGCGAGCTGTGAATGGGATACACGATTGATGTTCCCATTTTCATGTTTGCTTGCTCGTTCCTGTTTCTGTCGACCGAACTCATCCGCATGATGAGCCACACATCCGACTAAGAGAATGCTCAATACGGTCATGAATACCGGATCCCGTAATTTATTGAAGAAGAGCATCGTTTCTCCTACGGGAAACGAGAGTTTCCTCACTATCCCACCACCATTTGAATGGTCCGGAAAATAAAAGACCAGACCGTGAAGGAGAATGGCACCATAGGGATGGATAGCAAACGACACAGGCCCCGGTCTACTGGGTCTACTGTTTGGAGGACAGGCTATTGTAAGACTCTGAGTAGGTGAGGCACAAGAAGCTTGTGTGGCCTCGTGGCCGCTTTCATAGACATCGCTACCCGCTTGAGTCGCTTACTACTCATACGGACGGGCATTTAATCACTGGTGGAAATCGAGAGGCAGTAGATCGGCTCGATGAACCGGGAACTCTGTGCTGGGACGGAGTGGGATCTGCGCCCCGCACAACCAACGATGCCGAACGAGACAGGTATATCTGCTAACTCCTTGAATCTCTGGTGCGCCCGGCAGGAATTGAACCTGCGACCTACGGGTTCGAAGCCCGGCGCTCTATCCAACTGAGCTACGGGCGCAGCGGGAATACATGAACCATGTTAGGACGAGACTTGTCAAGGTTGAGAGGTATCGAGCAGCTACAATCGTGCCTGAATTTCATCGGCAACTTGCGTGACAGGCTTTCCATCAGTCTCAATAACATAGTCGGCAGCCGCTTGATACTTCGGTGTGCGTTCATGAAGGACATCTTGAATCTCATCCACGAATGACTTGACTCCCGTAAGAGAAGGACGTTGTGAATCCTGACCGATACGCTGGGTAATCGTACTCACTGAGGCGATCAGCCAGAACAACCTTCCTGTTTCTTTTAATACCTCGACATTTCGTGATCGAAGGATGGCTCCCCCACCCGTATCGACGACCAATCCTGTCCGACCGGCCAGTTCTTGACAGACTCTTGTTTCGAGATCACGGAAATATTCCCACCCATTGGTTTCAACGATCTCGGGAATGCTTTGCCCGACCAATTTCACGATCTCCGCGTCGGTCGACACAAGGACACGTCCAAGTCGAGCCGCCACTATCTTCCCGACAGTGCTCTTTCCCGTCCCACGATAGCCGATAAGTACCACATTCATTGGAAGTGAGATTCCAAGACCATTCGCATCACATCAACCGGAGCAGACTGATTCGTCCAGAGCTCAAATTGAGTGATGGCCTGGTTGAGAAACATCTCCAACCCTGGAATCGTCCTACACCCCGCACGCTTCGCATCTTTCAGCAATCTGGTTTCGAGTGGATTGTAGACGATATCCATGACAGAAAGATCTGCGTGTAGGAGCGAGGCGGGGACACAGCTGGTATCAGCTTTCGGAGCCATACCGACCGGGGTGCAATGAATCAACACCTGCGCGTCGGGAAGAACCCGACGAAGAGTGGATTCATCAAGATGAAGCTCGTCAACCTTCAACGCTGCGTGAGAACGAATATCCTGAGCCAACCCGACTCGTTCGGAGTCGTCAATTCCCAGCAATGTCAATTTTTCCACACCGGATTCAACCGCCAGTGCGAAGGCGATCGCTCTCGCGGCACCTCCAGAACCGAGAACGACAATGCGTCGGCCCTTGAGCTCCACTCCCCCTTCCCTCAACGCCCTTAGAGCTCCTGTGGCGTCCGTGTTGTACCCAGTGAGCTCGCCCTTTTCAGCAACGATCGTGTTGATCGCGCCGATCCGTTGAGCCGTCATCTCCACATGATCGAGAAACGGTATGGCAGCCACCTTGTGAGGAATCGTCACGCTCGCTCCACGGAAGTTTCCGAGTGCGCGAAGCCCTTTGATGGCATCGCCGATCGTCTCTACTTGCCAGGCGAGATAGACAAAGTTGAGCCCCAATTCGCGGAATGCAGCATTGTGGATGGCAGGCGACAATGAATGGCCAACCGGATTGCCGATCACTCCGCAAAACTGTGTTCGTGCATTAATGTCCATTCTTCTCTTCCACCTAGAACGGAGATTGTTACTGCTCGTCTGAAGCAACCTATCCTTTATAAACGGTCATGCCTCCGTCAATCGGAAAGGTCGCCCCAGTAACCCAGGCCGATTCATCAGAGGCCAGATACAAAACCATATTCGCCACTTCTTCCGGCGCTCCCGGACGACGAATCGCATATTGGGCAAGAATGGGTTGAAGCATGTCTGGATCGGCCATCAGGGGAGCTGCCATAGGCGTATCGATTAGGCCAGGATTCACCACATTGCATCGGATCCCTTCCTTCGCATATTCGACCGCCAGCGCACGCGTCAAGGCGTCGAGTGCACCTTTGGATGCCGTATAGGCGGCTGAGCCGGAGAGACCTACTAAACTGGCGATTGACGAAATATTGATGATCGAGCCTCGTCCTTGCCGCAGCATGTGGGGGATGACGGCTCGTGTTATGCGGAACACTCCGGTCACGTTGACGTCGAACATATGCGCCCAGATTGCATCATCGGTTTCGTGGAGCCGTTTTCCAAATTCACCAATTCCCGCATTGTTGACCAGAACGTCGATCCGCCCAAAACCATCGAGGGTTCGACGGACAACATCCTGCACATGGGTTTCATCCGTCACTGAACCAGCAATTCCGAGCACCTTCCCTTTGTTGAGTCGGATGGCACTGGCTACACGATCCAATTCCTGTTGCCGACGTCCCGTGATGACAACCGATGCTCCCTCCTCGACAAAACGTTTCGCGATCGCTTCGCCGATCCCGGCATTGCCTCCCGTCACCACAGTGACCTTGCCCTCTAATCTATTCATACGTTCCGTCCCTCTTCTGCTTCATCCTGTGTGTCTTCTTCGGCGGAAGTTCCTATGTCAGGCATGGGTCCAAGGAGCCCCGGTTCGACCTTACGAGCCACCGTGATAAACCCGGAGTGAGCCACCATGCGATGATCAGGCCGCACGCTCCTCCCGTGCACGGACCACGTTCTCAGCAATGTCTCAAACGTTTCAATCATTCCAAACTCGGCGCTGCGTTCAAGCGCCTCAACCGTTCGCATGACTTGAGGCACTGTGGGAACAAAACTCAGGTAGATCCCGCCGGATCGAAGGGCTTTCATTGCATGCGGTACGACCTGCCATGGCTCCGGCAGATCGAGTACGACGCGATCGAAAGGCATCTGATCGTCCAGTAAATCGATACCCTCATAGGCATTTTTCTTGACGCACATCAAATTAATCGGATTCAGAGAACGAGCAATGTTCGTCTTTGCCGTCTGCGCAAAATCTTCCCGGATTTCGTACGTCACCACCAAGCCGTCGGGCCCCACTGCGCGTAATAGGGCCATGGTTAAGGCTCCTGAACCGGTTCCGGCCTCAAACACTCGAGCACCCGGGTAAATATCAGCCCACATGGGTATGATCGCGAGATCCTTGGGATACAGGACCTGCGCCCCTCGGGGCATTTTGATCACATACTCTCCGAAAGTAGGTCGGAGCGCCATCATCCTCTTGCCGCCGGACAGTGTGACGATGGACCCATCGAGACACCCGATCAGCGCATCGTGCGCGATTTTCTGCCCACTGAACTGGTACGTCTCCCCCGCTTTCAGCGTGAGAGCATACTGTCGCCGTTTTTGATCGACAAGATGGATGCGTTCACCATTGCAAAAGCGAGACATGCCGCGCATTCTAGGAGGTTCCTTTCATTGTTTGCAACCAATCGCCATTCCTTGACAGGGTAACCGGTGGGCCGTAAGATTCTCCATCATTCAACATCTTACGATGCTTAGAGGTGGTAGAAAAACGAGAAGTGTACTTAGTCCTGTTTTCGCCGCGGCGATTGTAGGACCGGGGTTAGCGCTCGGCTTGATTCTCCCAACCTATCCCGCCCACGCCGAAGGAATCGTCGTTGCCAATTATGAGGGGGTCATCAATCCCGTCGCAGCGGAGTATCTCCATGACGCTCTCATGTTTGCGCAGTCATCAGGCGCTCAGGCTCTCATCTTCAAGCTCGACACTCCTGGAGGACTGGATACATCAATGCGGCTCATGATCAAAGATATTACCGGCTCCCCCATCCCGGTGATCGTGTTCGTCGCTCCCTCGGGAGGCCGTGCTGCCTCTGCAGGAGTGTTCATCACGATGGCTGCCCATGTTGCCGCCATGGCGCCGGGTACCAACATAGGAGCAGCACATCCAGTCGCGATGGGCGGTGAGATGGATAACACGATGAAAGAGAAAGTGGAGAACGACGCGGTGGCTTACATCAAAAGCATCGCCGAACAGCATGGGCGCAATGTGTCATGGGCCGAAGATGCCGTTCGAAAGAGCATTTCCTCGACCGAGCAGGAAGCTTTGAAACTGAAAGTCATCGATATGATCGCCGAAGACATCCCCACACTGTTGAAACGTCTGCAAGGGAAAAAGATTGCCGTTCCTAATGGAACAATCACGTTCTCAAGCGAGACCGCAACTCTCCATGAATTCCCGATGGGAACTCGTCTAGAATTACTCAAAATCTTGAGCGATCCCAACATCGCCTATCTGCTGATGTCCATCGGAACCATTGGAATTATGGCTGAACTCTACAGCCCCGGCGCCATCCTGCCCGGTATCATCGGCGCGATCAGCTTGATCTTGGCTTTCTATTCGCTTCAGTCGCTTCCCGTGAACTATGCAGGCGCATCTCTTGTGATATTGGGTGCGGTTTTCCTCTTGCTCGAAATTTCCGTCACCAGCTATGGATTGCTCGCACTTGGCGGATTGGTTGCGATGACGTTGGGCGGTCTGTTGCTCATCAAGAGTGATGCACCCTTTCTGCAAGTATCGCTATCCTTTTTACTGCCGACTGTCATGACGATCGGCGGCTTGATCGGAATCATTGCGTGGACGGCCGTCAAGAGCACTCGTCGCAGACCAATCACTGGGGTGGAAGGGATGATCGGTTCAATCGGAATCGCCAAGACCGACGTCAACCCCCGCGGTCAGATTACGGTCCAGGGAGAGATCTGGGAGGCGGTCAGCCAAACTCCGATTCGGCAGGGAGAGGCTGCGGAGGTGATGTCGGTCGAGGGACTGACCGTGAAGGTGGCCCCCGCTCACAGATAAACGTTCCAAGACAAGGAGCCATTTATGTCATTGCTCATGCCGTTAGTCTTCCTAATCCTCGTGCTCTATGCCAGTTTTAAGCGCGTTATGGAATACGAACGGCTGGTGGTGTTTGTGCTGGGCAAGTTTCAGACCGTGAAAGGACCCGGCATTCGGCTGGTAATCCCGGTCCTTCAGCAGATGGTGCGCGTCAACCTCCAAACTGTGACTATGGAAGTCCCGTCCCAAGATGTCATCACGCGGGACAATATTTCCGTAAAAGTGAACGCCGTTATCTTTCTTAGGGTGGTTGACCCTCAACGGGCCGTGCTGGCAGTCCAGGATTATCTGTATTCCACGTCGCAAGTAGCCCAAACCACCCTGCGCAGCGTGCTTGGCCAGA from Nitrospira sp. includes the following:
- a CDS encoding phosphate ABC transporter, periplasmic phosphate-binding protein PstS, with protein sequence MIRPSGKTIALGFVVQSALYLVCFAEPSSAELSDPFTVGGTNSELAHYSSKKQVAGAFKVQSSEALYPLLTRLSADFQRFQPKVNIDLKKGGPKAVSEFLQPPLSKTGKIMMIDDRGSSFQLLATTHQLSDAEVKEFVAQHDYEPTTVPVAVDAVALYVHKENPLPGLTLDQVDAVFSSTRKRGFKTAISQWGELGLADNWREAPIQLHGRDRRSEARATFQEHGLSGGEFKSSVQEHHGAASVVFNIDRDPMGIGYSGLGLHASNVRAVPIAEKEGMPFVSPSRETVIDQTYPLRHGLYLYFDKSPKTSLPEAVQEFLTFIMSREGEETILKAGLFPLPANQAENRTIAFGVPTGRIPPMNP
- a CDS encoding Peptide-methionine (S)-S-oxide reductase MsrA, with the translated sequence MDDELRATLPEKEVAILAGGCFWCLEAVYDQVKGVESVESGYIGGNLDHPTYEAVCGGQTGHAEAVRITFDSRLITYKELLEIFFAVHDPTTPNRQGNDKGTQYRSAIFFCDATQLRTAEALIKTLTEEKLYSAPIVTQVVPAGQWYEAEPYHQEYFVRNPFQGYCQVVVGPKVAKFRKQFAYRLKI
- a CDS encoding Tol-Pal system peptidoglycan-associated lipoprotein PAL, which translates into the protein MHRLIMKSGAVAVMGLALLSNQGCNTKWLQSDGEGKAGSESSKLPNMSRGGSNGELSGFSRNAPEERLTQSGYSTALKPSGFSVRQRAELTKEETAAVEAGLQDVFFGYDQWTLSDAGTETLNQDAVYLKDHPGALLKIEGHCDERGTADYNMVLGDKRAKAARNYLTEVGVNPKQLTIVSYGKERPFCFDRDEACYQQNRRGHMLLTNKK
- a CDS encoding Mobile element protein, which produces MEITDAQYRQIVPWLPRQRGNVTLDNLHVLNAILYVAEQGCKWRGLPKRFGNWHTIYTRMSRWSKSGVLDRVFAQLQHAQIIRVKIEAVSLDSTIVKVHPDGTGALKKTARKPLVSPAADGRPRFIWLPRMLERP
- a CDS encoding Mobile element protein — encoded protein: MVAADARTAITFALSPGQAHDAPEGRQLLQRVGRIPRPIHLLMDRAYEGDETRHLAVELGYVPVVPPKSNRLAPWEYDRVLYKRRNEIERLFRRLKGFRRIFTRFEKLDVMFVAFINFALIVDGLR
- a CDS encoding Shikimate kinase I codes for the protein MNVVLIGYRGTGKSTVGKIVAARLGRVLVSTDAEIVKLVGQSIPEIVETNGWEYFRDLETRVCQELAGRTGLVVDTGGGAILRSRNVEVLKETGRLFWLIASVSTITQRIGQDSQRPSLTGVKSFVDEIQDVLHERTPKYQAAADYVIETDGKPVTQVADEIQARL
- a CDS encoding Shikimate 5-dehydrogenase I alpha is translated as MDINARTQFCGVIGNPVGHSLSPAIHNAAFRELGLNFVYLAWQVETIGDAIKGLRALGNFRGASVTIPHKVAAIPFLDHVEMTAQRIGAINTIVAEKGELTGYNTDATGALRALREGGVELKGRRIVVLGSGGAARAIAFALAVESGVEKLTLLGIDDSERVGLAQDIRSHAALKVDELHLDESTLRRVLPDAQVLIHCTPVGMAPKADTSCVPASLLHADLSVMDIVYNPLETRLLKDAKRAGCRTIPGLEMFLNQAITQFELWTNQSAPVDVMRMVLESHFQ
- a CDS encoding Oxidoreductase, short-chain dehydrogenase/reductase family encodes the protein MNRLEGKVTVVTGGNAGIGEAIAKRFVEEGASVVITGRRQQELDRVASAIRLNKGKVLGIAGSVTDETHVQDVVRRTLDGFGRIDVLVNNAGIGEFGKRLHETDDAIWAHMFDVNVTGVFRITRAVIPHMLRQGRGSIINISSIASLVGLSGSAAYTASKGALDALTRALAVEYAKEGIRCNVVNPGLIDTPMAAPLMADPDMLQPILAQYAIRRPGAPEEVANMVLYLASDESAWVTGATFPIDGGMTVYKG
- a CDS encoding tRNA (adenine(58)-N(1))-methyltransferase gives rise to the protein MRGMSRFCNGERIHLVDQKRRQYALTLKAGETYQFSGQKIAHDALIGCLDGSIVTLSGGKRMMALRPTFGEYVIKMPRGAQVLYPKDLAIIPMWADIYPGARVFEAGTGSGALTMALLRAVGPDGLVVTYEIREDFAQTAKTNIARSLNPINLMCVKKNAYEGIDLLDDQMPFDRVVLDLPEPWQVVPHAMKALRSGGIYLSFVPTVPQVMRTVEALERSAEFGMIETFETLLRTWSVHGRSVRPDHRMVAHSGFITVARKVEPGLLGPMPDIGTSAEEDTQDEAEEGRNV